From a region of the Cololabis saira isolate AMF1-May2022 chromosome 8, fColSai1.1, whole genome shotgun sequence genome:
- the apof gene encoding uncharacterized protein apof, producing MFSKLKWLIMILLLLNEQALCRVPPPLAHRGILLPGSQAGEEAGKTAKHDPLAPLGSLPHDDLSASDKSGLESLVTQNMERVQSARQITLALKSKLQGQIQDHFQIKEKVTCEELLSASNVDDPLSSKFPRELLGLSLVPVMVMAGCQKEAQTLVLKLYDLLGEADTEELLMEVEALIRKKVSKSTSTPAPASASLPSERDEESRRIEAVMFNIQQLASVEEHPSIHEGHCEGWARVNGTVLVGTPVEGATGGLDDAVSTCERLGFLCAGVTSTGFLTPGIYQAVLKKGSRVFPSTSPESECWIHQCSDQDQVLIATSSHQRTKRSNPRRCINKNEERVHNVMEWIPGVSTLYGLGTAVYYTSVNCSAIAKERAILTAVDLGTDALMVATGGTAGVAGYALGAGVKTGVKAGVKYLLNSMKKEDDILVNQFSWEDGVFTVQ from the coding sequence ATGTTCTCCAAGTTGAAGTGGCTGATTATGATCCTGCTTCTGCTGAATGAGCAGGCCCTGTGCAGAGTCCCGCCTCCTTTGGCCCACAGGGGCATCCTGCTTCCAGGATCTCAAGCTGGTGAAGAGGCAGGGAAGACAGCCAAACATGATCCTCTTGCTCCCCTGGGATCCTTGCCCCACGATGATCTCTCAGCTTCAGACAAATCTGGGCTTGAATCGCTCGTGACACAAAACATGGAGCGGGTCCAATCCGCTCGGCAGATAACGTTGGCCCTTAAGTCCAAGCTTCAGGGGCAGATTCAAGATCATTTCCAAATTAAGGAAAAAGTCACCTGTGAAGAGCTGTTGTCTGCAAGCAATGTGGATGATCCATTATCATCCAAGTTTCCTCGGGAGCTGCTGGGTCTTTCTTTAGTTCCTGTGATGGTGATGGCAGGCTGCCAAAAGGAAGCTCAGACCCTGGTGCTGAAACTATACGATCTCCTGGGAGAGGCTGATACAGAGGAGCTCCTGATGGAGGTAGAGGCTCTCATAAGGAAGAAGGTGAGCAAATCCACATCTACACCAGCACCGGCATCAGCATCATTGCCTTCAGAGAGAGATGAAGAAAGTCGCCGCATAGAAGCCGTGATGTTCAACATTCAACAGTTAGCTTCGGTGGAAGAGCATCCTTCTATTCATGAGGGACATTGTGAGGGTTGGGCCAGGGTGAATGGGACAGTGCTGGTTGGAACACCTGTGGAAGGAGCCACAGGTGGACTTGATGATGCTGTGAGCACCTGTGAAAGATTGGGATTCCTGTGTGCTGGTGTAACCAGTACTGGGTTTCTCACACCTGGGATATACCAAGCAGTGTTGAAAAAAGGTAGCCGGGTCTTTCCGTCCACCTCCCCTGAGTCCGAGTGCTGGATCCACCAGTGCAgcgaccaggaccaggtcctcaTTGCCACATCTTCACATCAACGGACAAAGCGAAGCAACCCAAGAAGGTGtattaacaaaaatgaagaacGCGTGCACAACGTAATGGAGTGGATCCCTGGAGTTAGCACTCTCTACGGTCTGGGCACAGCGGTGTACTACACCTCAGTCAACTGCTCCGCAATAGCCAAGGAGAGAGCCATCCTCACTGCTGTTGACCTTGGAACGGATGCCCTGATGGTTGCCACAGGTGGGACCGCTGGGGTGGCAGGCTATGCTCTGGGGGCAGGAGTGAAGACCGGTGTGAAGGCTGGGGTCAAGTATCTGCTCAACTCCATGAAGAAGGAGGACGACATACTGGTGAACCAGTTCAGTTGGGAGGACGGTGTCTTCACCGTCCAGTAG